The Vitis riparia cultivar Riparia Gloire de Montpellier isolate 1030 chromosome 3, EGFV_Vit.rip_1.0, whole genome shotgun sequence genome includes a region encoding these proteins:
- the LOC117911496 gene encoding uncharacterized protein LOC117911496, which produces MSSALALALAVAVAVPEEEEEEEEGRLIKVVEYVESSMCEELLCKFPDTSAFDFDYSQSSIWSPLVPRPQKSLAWDWDLGTPPPKLSYRLGLDKTTLKKVAANLKNNIFTMFKKKQKKRRRSFIKPPDHFSPTPPSTKGWSKVLKAASKHFKKKKKKDPTLHVKLSKYSRQSDS; this is translated from the exons ATGTCTTCAGCATTAGCATTAGCATTAGCAGTAGCAGTAGCAGTaccagaagaagaagaggaagaagaagaagggaggCTGATAAAAGTGGTGGAGTATGTGGAATCATCCATGTGCGAAGAGCTTCTCTGCAAATTCCCAGACACCTCTGCCTTTGATTTTGACTACTCACAGAGCTCAATCTGGTCTCCATTGGTGCCTCGCCCTCAAAAATCTCTTGCTTGGGACTGGGATTTGGGAACGCCACCTCCGAAGTTGTCTTACAGGTTGGGTTTGGATAAAACCACTCTCAAGAAGGTCGCCGCTAATCTTAAGAACAACATCTTCACTATGTTTaagaagaagcagaagaagaggaggaggagtTTCATCAAGCCCCCTGATCACTTCTCTCCCACTCCTCCTTCCACAAAG GGATGGAGCAAGGTGCTGAAAGCGGCCTCAAAACAtttcaagaagaagaagaagaaagatccaACCCTTCATGTAAAACTCTCCAAGTATTCGAGACAATCAGACTCTTAA